From Phycodurus eques isolate BA_2022a chromosome 20, UOR_Pequ_1.1, whole genome shotgun sequence, a single genomic window includes:
- the LOC133396155 gene encoding spore coat protein SP96-like, with protein sequence MEKSATFVLSLWLIFMAASSTLGQSATTSETSLTENPQQASSSQSTATTPTPTPGRSSTHDHKVDTSTAASHLPSSTSGRSAITTASRQPAVSSGATSSPGVTPSTPASSSSGTDSARLSATTLKAGTTSLFKLSSPMLVSVISILICNA encoded by the exons ATGGAGAAATCCGCAACGTTTGTCCTCTCTTTGTGGTTGATCTTCATGGCAGCAAGCTCCACTCTG GGACAGTCAGCGACTACAAGTGAAACAAGCCTGACCGAGAACCCCCAACAAGCTAGCTCTTCCCAATCTACAGCGACCACGCCCACGCCCACGCCCGGCCGTTCTTCTACTCACGACCATAAGGTTGATACATCAACGGCAGCATCACACCTCCCATCGTCCACCTCAGGAAGATCAGCTATCACCACCGCATCAAGGCAGCCCGCAGTGTCCTCCGGAGCCACCTCGAGCCCTGGAGTTACACCTTCGACCCCGGCGTCATCCTCAAGTGGGACCGACTCTGCCAGACTCTCAGCCACAACATTAAAAGCAGGGACTACTTCTTTGTTCAAATTATCTAGTCCAATGCTGGTGTCTGTAATCTCCATTCTAATCTGCAATGCATAG
- the LOC133395873 gene encoding integumentary mucin C.1-like: MMNLLVGLCIVALLPSAQAQRSTTSKTTPGTTMNTPVAATSIVTTSPPTKSPKTLTTGSAITTKMVTSTIAVTSTTTPKPLSPSTTSSPNVSPTSTATTTTATSTPTTVKTSMATSTPTTVKTSMATSKPTTVKTSMATSKPTTVKTTEATSKPTAIKTSMATTMPPTTMSIKTTTAHNRGSGVAESLLLLGVSLILNVVCQ; the protein is encoded by the exons ATGATGAATTTGCTTGTGGGACTTTGCATTGTGGCACTCCTGCCATCAGCACAG GCTCAAAGAAGCACAACTTCCAAGACCACACCTGGAACAACCATGAATACTCCAGTGGCAGCCACCTCGATTGTAACTACGTCACCACCAACCAAGAGCCCTAAGACCTTAACTACTGGGTCTGCGATCACCACCAAAATGGTCACCTCCACCATTGCCGTAACATCAACAACCACCCCAAAACCACTCTCTCCCTCCACTACCTCCAGTCCAAACGTTTCTCCTACTAGCACAGCTACAACCACCACGGCGACGAGCACACCTACTACAGTCAAGACCTCCATGGCGACGAGCACACCTACTACAGTCAAGACCTCCATGGCGACGAGCAAACCTACGACAGTCAAGACCTCCATGGCGACGAGCAAACCTACGACAGTCAAAACCACCGAGGCGACGAGCAAACCTACTGCTATCAAGACCTCCATGGCAACAACGATGCCTCCGACCACAATGTCCATCAAAACGACAACCGCACACAACAGAGGAAGCGGAGTAGCAGAGTCGCTACTGTTGCTCGGGGTTTCGCTCATTCTCAATGTCGTCTGCCAatga
- the zgc:114119 gene encoding mediator of RNA polymerase II transcription subunit 30-like, with protein sequence MAASLPQKTGMAGMPTQQQPPHMPPSGPMAAGQQPVPPQGALREISPVFLCRIGQETVQDIVTRTMEIFQITRATQLPNGVTQSQAMYQDRFGKLQEHLRQLALLFRKLRLLYERCVEMTADLQEGPAELVPYVGEELVNVRVEPCSPSVHQERKEVLEKVRQKNQEMKVLMDQMRNLLWDVNAMLTLRK encoded by the exons ATGGCAGCATCATTACCACAGAAGACGGGCATGGCAGGGATGCCCACTCAGCAGCAGCCCCCCCACATGCCCCCCAGTGGCCCCATGGCCGCAGGTCAGCAGCCAGTGCCACCCCAGGGTGCGCTCAGAGAGATCTCCCCGGTGTTCCTGTGTCGGATCGGACAGGAAACCGTCCAGGACATTGTCACTCGCACCATGGAGATCTTCCAAATCACACGAGCCACGCAA CTTCCCAATGGTGTGACTCAGAGCCAGGCAATGTACCAGGATCGCTTTGGGAAACTGCAGGAACACTTGAGGCAGCTCGCCCTGCTCTTCCGCAAACTTCGTCTCCTCTACGAGCGCTGCGTGGAGATGACCGCTGACCTGCAGGAGGGGCCGGCAGAG CTTGTGCCCTATGTTGGAGAAGAGCTGGTCAATGTCAGAGTGGAGCCTTGTAGTCCTTCGGTCCACCAGGAGAGAAAAGAAGTCCTAGAG AAAGTACGTCAGAAGAACCAGGAGATGAAGGTTCTCATGGATCAGATGAGGAACTTGCTGTGGGACGTCAATGCCATGTTGACACTAAGGAAATGA